Proteins encoded within one genomic window of Mycolicibacterium aubagnense:
- a CDS encoding DNA-3-methyladenine glycosylase → MSAEQLAVDPVTAARRLLGATLYGRDVVATVVEVEAYGGPPSGPWPDAAAHSFRGPTPRSAVMFGPAGHLYTYRSHGIHVCANVVCGTDGVAGAVLLRAARVVDGGAVAGVRRRAGVAPAALARGPGNLCEALGITLADNGIDLMDRRSPVRLELNAPQGGHAGPRVGVSQAADRPWRFWSPGTPEVSNYRRSPRAPVPGASD, encoded by the coding sequence ATGAGCGCCGAGCAACTCGCCGTCGATCCGGTTACCGCGGCGCGACGCCTGCTCGGCGCCACGTTGTACGGCCGCGACGTGGTCGCCACCGTGGTGGAGGTCGAGGCCTACGGCGGGCCGCCGTCGGGGCCCTGGCCGGACGCGGCAGCGCACTCGTTCCGCGGTCCGACGCCGCGAAGTGCAGTGATGTTCGGTCCGGCCGGCCACCTGTACACCTACCGCAGTCACGGAATTCACGTGTGCGCCAACGTCGTCTGCGGTACCGACGGGGTAGCGGGTGCCGTCTTGCTCCGGGCGGCCCGCGTCGTCGACGGCGGTGCTGTCGCCGGGGTACGCAGGCGGGCCGGCGTTGCGCCTGCCGCGCTCGCCCGTGGGCCGGGGAATCTGTGTGAAGCCTTGGGAATCACCTTGGCGGACAACGGTATTGATCTCATGGATCGCCGATCTCCGGTCCGGCTGGAGTTGAATGCGCCGCAGGGCGGGCACGCCGGGCCGCGCGTCGGCGTCAGCCAGGCTGCCGACCGGCCCTGGCGGTTCTGGTCGCCCGGCACCCCCGAGGTGTCGAACTACCGGCGCAGTCCCCGGGCGCCCGTACCGGGTGCCAGCGACTGA
- a CDS encoding ABC transporter ATP-binding protein has protein sequence MMSSSHDELTCRASDVAIRVDNLTVVRGKRGAIDRVSLQVRRGSITGLLGPSGCGKTTLMRAVVGTQIITKGTVTVLGRPAGSAELRRRVGYVTQEPTVYNDLRVIDNVRYFAALTGADKTAADDAIAAVGLHENRTTLCGNMSGGQRTRASLACALVSQPDLLVLDEPTVGLDPLLRVDLWEQFDRLARGGTTLLVSSHVMDEADHCGELLLMREGRLLDHTTPTQLREDTGCSSLEEAFLTIIRRSTAAKAG, from the coding sequence ATGATGAGTTCATCGCACGATGAATTAACGTGCCGCGCCTCTGACGTGGCGATTCGGGTTGACAACCTGACCGTCGTCCGCGGTAAGCGAGGCGCAATCGACCGGGTGTCGCTGCAGGTACGGCGCGGCAGCATCACCGGACTGCTCGGCCCGTCGGGCTGCGGCAAGACCACCCTGATGCGCGCCGTCGTCGGCACCCAGATCATCACGAAGGGCACGGTCACCGTGCTCGGGAGGCCGGCTGGATCAGCGGAACTGCGCCGCCGTGTCGGGTACGTGACCCAGGAGCCGACGGTCTACAACGACCTGCGCGTCATCGACAACGTCCGGTATTTCGCCGCACTGACGGGCGCCGACAAGACCGCCGCCGACGATGCGATCGCCGCCGTCGGCCTGCACGAGAACCGAACTACGCTGTGCGGCAACATGTCTGGTGGTCAGCGGACGCGGGCGTCGTTGGCCTGTGCGCTGGTGTCCCAGCCCGACCTGCTGGTCCTCGACGAACCGACCGTCGGCCTGGACCCTCTGCTGCGTGTCGACCTGTGGGAACAGTTCGACCGACTGGCCCGCGGCGGCACCACGCTGCTGGTGTCCAGTCATGTGATGGACGAGGCCGACCACTGCGGTGAACTGCTGCTGATGCGCGAAGGCCGGCTGCTGGACCACACCACGCCCACCCAACTACGAGAGGACACCGGATGTTCATCGCTGGAGGAAGCGTTTCTGACCATCATCCGGCGCAGCACCGCAGCCAAAGCCGGTTGA
- the tyrS gene encoding tyrosine--tRNA ligase: protein MSTGILDELDWRGLIAQSTDREALAAATTDGPLTVYAGFDPTAPSLHAGHLVPLLTLRRFQQAGHRPIVLAGGATGLIGDPRDNGERTMNTADTVADWAERIRGQLERFVEFNDSGNGAIVENNLSWTGPMSAIEFLRDVGKHFSVNVMLDRDTIRRRLEGEGISYTEFSYMLLQANDFVELHKKHGCSLQIGGSDQWGNIIAGVRLVRQKLGATAHALTVPLVTSADGKKFGKSTGGGNLWLDPELTSPYAWYQYFVNTADADVVRYLHWFTFLSADELTELATATAERAHERAAQRRLARELTTLVHGQAATDAVELASQALFGRAELTDLDESTLAAALTEASNGQVAELAPGGPDGITDLLVATGLSKSRGEARRTVAEGGVYVNNARVESDEWVPQPTDFLGDRWLVLRRGKRHIAGVQRVTAPTRGNDPR, encoded by the coding sequence GTGAGTACTGGCATCCTCGATGAACTGGACTGGCGCGGGCTGATCGCGCAATCGACCGACCGCGAAGCGCTCGCCGCCGCAACCACGGACGGACCGCTCACCGTGTACGCCGGCTTCGATCCGACCGCGCCCAGCCTGCACGCCGGCCACCTGGTTCCTCTGCTCACGCTGCGGCGATTCCAGCAGGCCGGGCACCGGCCCATCGTGTTGGCGGGCGGTGCGACCGGCCTGATCGGCGATCCTCGGGACAACGGCGAGCGCACCATGAACACCGCCGACACCGTCGCCGACTGGGCTGAACGGATCCGCGGTCAGCTGGAGCGATTCGTCGAGTTCAACGACTCCGGCAACGGTGCGATCGTCGAGAACAACTTGTCCTGGACCGGGCCGATGTCGGCCATCGAATTCTTGCGTGACGTGGGCAAACACTTCTCGGTCAACGTCATGCTCGACCGCGACACCATCAGACGGCGGCTTGAGGGCGAGGGCATCTCGTACACCGAGTTCAGCTACATGCTCCTGCAGGCCAACGACTTCGTCGAACTGCACAAGAAGCACGGTTGCAGCCTGCAGATCGGTGGCTCCGACCAGTGGGGAAACATCATCGCCGGCGTCCGCCTGGTGCGCCAGAAGCTGGGTGCGACCGCACATGCGCTGACGGTTCCGCTGGTCACCTCGGCCGACGGCAAGAAGTTCGGTAAGTCGACCGGTGGCGGCAATCTGTGGCTCGACCCTGAGCTGACCAGCCCATATGCCTGGTACCAGTACTTCGTGAACACAGCCGACGCCGATGTCGTCAGGTACCTGCACTGGTTCACCTTCCTGTCCGCCGACGAACTCACCGAGCTGGCGACCGCAACGGCGGAGCGTGCCCACGAACGAGCTGCCCAACGTCGGCTGGCCCGGGAATTGACGACGTTGGTGCACGGCCAGGCCGCGACCGACGCGGTCGAATTGGCCAGTCAGGCCCTGTTCGGCCGCGCCGAACTTACGGATCTCGATGAGTCGACGCTGGCGGCGGCGCTGACCGAGGCCAGCAATGGCCAGGTCGCGGAGCTGGCACCGGGTGGTCCCGACGGGATCACCGACCTGCTGGTTGCGACGGGTCTGTCCAAGAGTCGCGGGGAAGCACGCCGAACGGTCGCCGAAGGTGGCGTCTACGTGAACAACGCACGGGTGGAAAGCGACGAGTGGGTACCACAGCCGACCGATTTTCTGGGTGATCGCTGGCTGGTGTTGCGGCGTGGCAAGCGCCACATTGCCGGGGTTCAGCGGGTTACGGCCCCGACCAGGGGGAATGACCCCCGGTGA